Proteins encoded by one window of Rubrobacter indicoceani:
- the treY gene encoding malto-oligosyltrehalose synthase, with protein MRIPRATYRLQLNGDLTFRDAEKLVPYLAALGVSDLYASPYMEARPGSTHGYDIVDHNRLNPEIGPPEDHERMINTLHQHDMKHLLDWVPNHMGVGPDNSWWLDVLENGPASRRARFFDIDWNPTNRVELHGKVLLPVLGDHYRSILEGGELRLDFDAASGVFRAAYYENVCPVDPGTYPLILDRVSGLEGVAGAELASISTSFGNLPGRDAADGESIEERVRDAGIHRERLTRLCAASPQVLEAVEDRVEEINGEKASLHRLLEAQAYRLVYWRVAADEINYRRFFSVNDLAGIRVEDGEVFEATHRFVLELLKSGRVDGLRLDHPDGLYDPAGYFARLQNAAKAATGEEIYLLVEKILAEHEPLPEGWTVSGTTGYEFTNLVMKVLLDRDNESELDETYRSFVSEDGDVLADFPRLLYRCKREVMRGELASELNVLTRRLLAISEGRNEERYYDFTAQVLRDALAEVVANFPVYRTYITPEKSISEVDRRHVEWAVSRAIKTTTAADTSVFGLIREVLLMEREEVGVAGFVGKFQQYTGPVMAKGMEDTALYRYNRLSSLNEVGGEPDFFGNGVAGFHRTTAERSGRWPNAMLATSTHDTKRSEDVRSRINVLSELPGGWRAALESWSRINRSRRRETESGPSPTRNDEYLLYQTLLGAWPLEAGFNHEEFTGRIKAYMEKAMREAGTRTSWTKPDEEYEAGVAAFVDLILDPSEKNLFTKEFRRLQEKTARLGALNSLSQTLIKLTAPGVPDIYQGNELWDLSLVDPDNRRPVDYEKRAAMLDALRKLEPSEAASLLSDGEWRTGSPKLYLTWRALELRRERPELFERGEYVPLSVVGEGSEHILAFGRVLDGEATVTLAPRLFSGLSDGSNGLTLDGGALFRTSVSAEGLPPGSYRNVLTGDEIPVEGEASVPELLGEYPVGLLVSERR; from the coding sequence ATGAGAATCCCCCGAGCCACCTACCGTCTACAGTTAAACGGCGACCTCACCTTCCGCGACGCAGAGAAACTGGTGCCGTACCTCGCCGCCCTCGGCGTCAGCGACCTCTACGCCTCGCCGTACATGGAGGCGAGGCCGGGCTCCACCCACGGCTACGATATCGTGGACCACAACCGCCTCAACCCCGAGATCGGCCCTCCGGAAGACCACGAGCGCATGATAAATACGCTACATCAACACGATATGAAGCACCTCCTTGACTGGGTTCCGAACCACATGGGGGTCGGGCCGGACAACTCGTGGTGGCTGGACGTACTGGAGAACGGACCGGCGTCGAGGCGGGCTCGTTTCTTTGACATAGACTGGAACCCGACAAACCGGGTGGAGCTTCACGGCAAGGTGTTGCTCCCGGTGCTGGGCGATCACTATCGCAGCATCCTCGAAGGCGGCGAGCTCCGGCTCGACTTCGACGCGGCTTCCGGCGTGTTCCGGGCGGCGTACTACGAGAACGTTTGTCCGGTAGACCCCGGAACCTATCCCCTGATTCTGGACCGGGTCTCCGGGCTCGAGGGGGTGGCCGGGGCGGAGCTTGCGAGCATCTCGACCTCGTTCGGAAACCTGCCGGGACGCGATGCTGCGGACGGGGAATCCATCGAGGAGCGGGTCCGGGACGCCGGGATACACCGCGAGCGACTGACCCGGCTCTGTGCCGCCAGCCCGCAGGTGCTCGAGGCCGTCGAGGACCGCGTAGAAGAGATAAACGGCGAGAAAGCCTCGCTGCACCGCCTGCTCGAAGCCCAGGCGTATCGGCTGGTCTACTGGCGGGTGGCGGCCGATGAGATCAACTACAGAAGGTTCTTCTCGGTCAACGATCTGGCCGGTATTCGCGTCGAGGACGGAGAGGTCTTCGAGGCGACGCACCGTTTCGTGCTGGAGCTGCTCAAAAGCGGTCGGGTGGATGGTCTCAGGCTGGATCACCCCGACGGGCTCTACGATCCCGCCGGGTATTTCGCCCGGCTCCAGAACGCCGCGAAAGCCGCGACCGGAGAGGAAATATACCTGCTCGTCGAGAAGATCCTCGCCGAGCACGAACCCCTGCCCGAAGGCTGGACGGTCTCCGGCACCACCGGGTACGAGTTCACCAACCTCGTTATGAAGGTGCTCCTGGATCGGGACAACGAGTCAGAGCTGGATGAAACGTACCGCTCGTTTGTCTCCGAAGACGGTGACGTGCTGGCCGATTTCCCGAGGCTTCTTTACCGCTGCAAGCGCGAGGTTATGCGCGGGGAGCTTGCAAGCGAGCTCAACGTCCTGACCCGCAGGCTGCTCGCCATCTCCGAGGGACGAAACGAAGAACGCTACTATGACTTCACGGCCCAGGTTCTGCGCGACGCGCTTGCCGAGGTCGTAGCGAACTTTCCGGTCTACCGGACGTATATCACGCCGGAAAAGAGCATCTCCGAGGTAGACCGCCGCCACGTCGAGTGGGCGGTATCCCGGGCCATAAAGACAACGACCGCCGCCGACACCTCCGTGTTCGGCCTGATCCGGGAAGTCCTTCTGATGGAGCGCGAAGAGGTCGGCGTCGCGGGCTTTGTCGGAAAGTTTCAGCAGTACACCGGCCCGGTCATGGCAAAGGGGATGGAAGACACGGCGCTGTACCGCTACAACAGGCTGTCCTCGCTGAACGAGGTCGGCGGGGAGCCGGACTTCTTCGGGAACGGGGTCGCGGGCTTTCACCGGACAACCGCCGAGCGGTCGGGGAGATGGCCGAACGCGATGCTCGCAACTTCCACGCACGATACGAAACGCTCGGAGGACGTTCGGAGCCGCATAAACGTTCTCTCCGAGCTGCCGGGCGGGTGGCGGGCCGCGCTCGAGAGCTGGAGCCGCATCAACCGCTCCCGCCGCCGCGAGACGGAGTCCGGCCCGTCTCCGACGCGAAACGACGAGTATCTGCTGTACCAGACCCTTCTCGGGGCGTGGCCGCTCGAAGCCGGTTTCAACCACGAGGAGTTCACCGGGCGCATCAAAGCGTACATGGAAAAAGCGATGCGCGAGGCCGGGACGCGCACCTCGTGGACAAAGCCCGACGAAGAGTACGAGGCCGGGGTTGCGGCGTTCGTGGACCTTATCCTCGATCCCTCGGAGAAAAACCTCTTCACAAAGGAATTTCGCCGGCTGCAGGAAAAAACGGCCCGGCTCGGGGCTTTGAACTCGCTCTCGCAGACGCTTATCAAGCTGACCGCACCGGGGGTGCCGGACATCTATCAGGGAAACGAGCTCTGGGATCTCTCGCTCGTCGACCCGGACAACCGTCGCCCCGTTGACTACGAAAAGCGGGCCGCGATGCTGGACGCTCTGCGGAAGCTGGAGCCGTCCGAGGCGGCCTCGCTTCTCTCCGACGGCGAGTGGCGGACCGGAAGCCCGAAGCTCTACCTGACGTGGCGGGCGCTGGAACTTCGTCGCGAGAGGCCGGAGCTTTTCGAGCGTGGCGAATACGTCCCGCTTTCGGTGGTCGGAGAAGGATCGGAGCACATCCTCGCCTTCGGTCGGGTCCTCGACGGCGAAGCGACCGTCACCCTCGCCCCGAGGCTCTTCTCCGGTCTGAGCGACGGCTCGAACGGGCTCACGCTCGACGGGGGCGCCCTCTTCCGTACGTCCGTCTCGGCGGAGGGGCTGCCGCCGGGAAGCTACCGGAACGTGCTGACGGGCGATGAGATCCCTGTCGAGGGCGAGGCTTCCGTCCCGGAGCTTCTCGGCGAGTACCCGGTGGGCCTGCTCGTTTCCGAACGCCGGTAG
- a CDS encoding zinc-dependent alcohol dehydrogenase family protein, whose amino-acid sequence MKTWELQGDFGIENLKLAERPDPEPGFFDVVVSVKATSLNFRDYQVVLGKYDPKMPLPRVPFSDGAGEVVAVGEGVTRFAVGDRVTSIFMRDWVGGAIEPHHAASALGGAIDGMLSEKVVLPEHGLTSIPEHLSYAEAATLPCAAVTAWNGLVTQGGLKAGDTVLALGTGGVSVFALQIGRMFGAKVIITSSSDEKLKRARELGADATINYKNNPDWEKEVLSLTDGRGVDHVVEVGGPETFGKSLAAVRMGGNVAMIGVLTGAKGEVPTAAILRKSVRVQGIYVGSREMFEAMNRAISLHEMHPVVDATFPFEEVPEALNHMGGASHFGKIVVEIGG is encoded by the coding sequence ATGAAAACCTGGGAACTTCAGGGCGATTTCGGCATAGAGAACCTGAAACTCGCGGAACGGCCCGACCCGGAGCCGGGCTTCTTCGACGTGGTCGTCTCGGTAAAGGCGACCTCGCTGAACTTCAGGGATTATCAGGTGGTGCTCGGCAAGTACGACCCGAAGATGCCGCTGCCGAGGGTTCCGTTCTCCGACGGCGCGGGCGAGGTCGTGGCCGTCGGGGAGGGCGTAACGCGCTTCGCGGTCGGGGACCGGGTTACTTCCATCTTTATGCGCGACTGGGTCGGCGGGGCCATCGAGCCGCACCACGCCGCCTCCGCGCTCGGCGGCGCAATAGACGGGATGCTCTCGGAGAAGGTGGTTCTGCCGGAACACGGCCTGACCTCCATCCCCGAACATCTCTCCTACGCCGAAGCCGCGACGCTGCCGTGCGCCGCAGTTACCGCGTGGAACGGCCTGGTGACGCAGGGCGGCCTCAAGGCCGGGGATACGGTGCTCGCGCTCGGAACGGGCGGGGTGAGCGTCTTCGCGTTGCAGATCGGCAGGATGTTCGGGGCGAAGGTCATCATCACCTCCTCGAGCGACGAGAAGCTCAAACGCGCAAGAGAACTCGGCGCGGACGCAACCATAAACTACAAAAACAACCCCGACTGGGAAAAAGAAGTCCTGAGCCTCACGGACGGTCGGGGCGTGGATCACGTCGTCGAGGTCGGAGGGCCGGAGACCTTCGGCAAGTCTCTTGCGGCCGTCAGGATGGGAGGGAACGTAGCCATGATCGGCGTGCTGACCGGGGCGAAGGGCGAGGTTCCGACCGCCGCCATCCTCCGCAAGAGCGTCCGGGTGCAGGGGATCTATGTCGGTTCGCGCGAGATGTTCGAGGCGATGAACCGCGCCATCTCACTCCATGAGATGCACCCCGTCGTGGACGCGACCTTCCCGTTCGAGGAAGTGCCGGAGGCTCTGAACCACATGGGCGGCGCGTCGCACTTCGGGAAGATCGTCGTCGAAATCGGCGGCTAG
- a CDS encoding MFS transporter, whose product MNVRLLILAVGTFAIGTGSFVFAGLLENVAEGTGVSVAAAGNLVTVFAVTYAVAAPVLATLLANAPRRGLLLVAISIFTLANFASVVAPTFGLLVLLRVFAALGAAMFTPNAVAVASSLAAPGERGRAISIITGGLTIAFVIGIPLGSFVGSLYGWRSTFALVGVLALVAAVGVRFLPPLPTPPAVRMSERLGMLKRPAILATMAVMVFSMMGGFVAFTYLGPLLTTISGFGGAGVSLLLLLFGAAAMVGNSLGGYGADNFDYRRFVMVMALCQIVALATLSPLAANPGAAATVVLCVVLAVWGMAGFTFNPLQQHRMTRLAPEAENVAVSLNSSAIYLGQGIGAGLGGLALGYGSLAALGAVGASVTAVVLLVVLFLVRPEKPL is encoded by the coding sequence TTGAACGTCCGGCTCCTGATCCTCGCCGTCGGGACGTTCGCCATCGGTACCGGGAGCTTTGTTTTTGCGGGGCTTCTGGAGAACGTCGCTGAGGGAACGGGCGTCTCCGTGGCGGCGGCGGGGAACCTCGTTACGGTCTTTGCGGTTACCTACGCCGTCGCGGCACCGGTTCTTGCGACGCTCCTCGCCAACGCGCCGCGCCGGGGGCTTCTGCTCGTCGCTATCTCGATCTTCACCCTCGCCAATTTCGCCTCCGTTGTCGCCCCGACGTTCGGGTTGCTGGTGCTTCTGCGCGTCTTCGCGGCCCTTGGGGCGGCGATGTTCACCCCGAACGCGGTGGCGGTCGCCTCCAGCCTCGCCGCACCGGGGGAGCGGGGGCGGGCCATCTCCATAATCACCGGGGGGTTGACTATAGCGTTCGTCATCGGCATCCCGCTTGGCTCGTTTGTCGGGTCGCTCTACGGCTGGCGTTCGACGTTCGCCCTTGTCGGGGTGCTGGCCCTTGTTGCGGCCGTCGGGGTGCGCTTCCTGCCGCCGCTCCCGACCCCGCCCGCCGTCAGGATGTCCGAGCGGCTCGGGATGCTCAAGCGTCCGGCCATCCTCGCCACGATGGCCGTGATGGTCTTTTCGATGATGGGCGGCTTCGTCGCTTTCACGTACCTCGGGCCGCTTCTCACTACGATCTCCGGCTTCGGTGGTGCGGGGGTGAGTTTGCTGCTTCTCCTGTTCGGGGCGGCTGCTATGGTCGGGAACTCGCTCGGGGGCTACGGTGCGGACAACTTCGACTACCGACGCTTTGTAATGGTGATGGCTCTGTGTCAGATCGTCGCCCTCGCAACCCTCTCGCCACTCGCCGCAAACCCCGGCGCGGCCGCAACGGTCGTACTCTGCGTCGTGCTCGCGGTATGGGGGATGGCCGGGTTCACCTTCAACCCGCTGCAGCAGCACCGCATGACCCGACTCGCGCCGGAGGCCGAGAACGTCGCCGTGTCGCTGAACTCCTCGGCCATCTACCTCGGGCAGGGGATCGGAGCCGGCCTCGGCGGCCTCGCCCTCGGTTACGGCTCGCTCGCCGCGCTCGGCGCGGTCGGCGCATCCGTAACGGCGGTCGTGCTGCTCGTCGTCCTGTTCCTTGTCCGGCCCGAGAAACCCCTCTAA
- a CDS encoding SDR family oxidoreductase, with translation MKVVIAGAAGQIGSITVRLLVDAGHEVRGLARKDGQLELLGGMNAEPYRLDLEADGSDAVAEAVRGADAIIFAAGAGPGSGDARKETMDYGGAVKLIEAADREDVRRYVLVSSMGYADPGGSGKMENYALAKLKADVALQTSDLDYTIVRPGRLSDDDPTDRIDAAVQLGRYGEIPRADVAATLVAVLESENTTRRAFEVLSGDKSVKDAVAGI, from the coding sequence ATGAAGGTAGTGATCGCCGGTGCTGCGGGTCAGATCGGCTCGATAACCGTCAGGCTCCTTGTAGACGCCGGACATGAAGTACGCGGCCTTGCCCGCAAGGACGGACAACTGGAGTTGCTCGGAGGCATGAACGCCGAGCCTTACCGCCTCGACCTCGAGGCCGACGGCTCGGACGCGGTAGCCGAAGCGGTGCGCGGTGCGGACGCCATAATCTTCGCCGCCGGGGCCGGGCCGGGGAGCGGCGACGCCCGCAAGGAGACGATGGACTACGGCGGCGCGGTGAAGCTGATAGAGGCCGCTGACCGCGAGGACGTGAGGCGCTACGTCCTTGTAAGCTCGATGGGCTACGCCGACCCCGGCGGCAGCGGCAAGATGGAGAACTACGCCCTCGCCAAGCTCAAGGCCGATGTCGCCCTCCAGACAAGCGACCTCGACTACACCATCGTCCGCCCCGGCAGGCTCTCCGACGATGACCCCACCGACCGGATAGACGCAGCGGTGCAGCTCGGACGCTACGGGGAGATACCCCGCGCCGACGTCGCCGCCACGCTCGTCGCCGTCCTTGAATCAGAGAACACCACCCGCCGCGCCTTCGAAGTCCTCTCAGGCGACAAAAGCGTGAAGGATGCCGTAGCCGGGATCTAA
- a CDS encoding EamA family transporter produces MRSRVWRGVDGARAGLGSVPPTGLVLMGIVCFQLGAALAKGLFADVGPGGMVLLRVGFAAIIMAAVWRPVVRGYTAKQYGLAIGFGLTLAAMNLAFYSALDRIPLGVAVTLEFTGPLMVAVIGSRRWLDAVWVVFAAGGILLLAPIGALGGLDLDPVGVGLALLAGVFWATYIILSARTGAVFPGITGLAIGFMAGAVMLVPFGVAQGGMGLLDPKILLLGAAVALLSSVIPYSLEMEALRKIPTKVFGILMSLEPAMAALVGFVVLRETLPARAILAIFFVTFAAFGASRFNGKESDKGG; encoded by the coding sequence GTGCGGTCGCGGGTATGGCGGGGTGTGGACGGGGCTCGGGCCGGGCTTGGTTCGGTGCCGCCGACGGGGCTGGTGCTCATGGGGATCGTCTGCTTCCAGCTCGGGGCGGCGCTTGCGAAGGGTTTGTTCGCGGACGTGGGGCCGGGTGGGATGGTCCTGCTGCGGGTCGGGTTTGCCGCGATCATAATGGCCGCTGTCTGGCGTCCGGTCGTGCGGGGCTACACCGCAAAGCAGTACGGTCTTGCCATCGGTTTCGGCCTCACGCTCGCGGCGATGAACCTTGCTTTCTACTCGGCGCTCGACCGGATACCGCTCGGGGTTGCGGTGACGCTGGAGTTCACCGGGCCGCTCATGGTCGCCGTTATCGGGAGCCGGAGGTGGCTCGATGCTGTGTGGGTCGTCTTCGCTGCGGGCGGGATACTGCTGCTCGCCCCGATAGGCGCTTTAGGCGGCCTCGACCTCGACCCGGTGGGCGTCGGGCTCGCGTTGCTCGCCGGGGTTTTCTGGGCGACCTACATAATCCTCAGCGCGCGGACGGGGGCGGTTTTTCCCGGCATCACCGGGCTTGCGATAGGGTTCATGGCCGGGGCCGTCATGCTGGTGCCGTTCGGTGTGGCTCAGGGCGGGATGGGGCTGCTCGACCCGAAGATACTCCTGCTCGGGGCGGCGGTCGCGCTTCTTTCGAGCGTCATCCCGTACTCGCTCGAGATGGAGGCCCTGAGGAAGATCCCGACAAAAGTCTTCGGAATCCTCATGAGCCTGGAGCCTGCAATGGCCGCGCTGGTAGGTTTCGTCGTGCTGCGGGAGACGCTCCCGGCCCGCGCCATACTGGCTATCTTCTTTGTAACGTTCGCGGCCTTCGGAGCGTCGCGGTTCAACGGTAAAGAGAGCGACAAAGGAGGTTGA
- a CDS encoding aminotransferase class V-fold PLP-dependent enzyme: protein MSLDVSRAREETPGCNEVLHFNNAGASLMPEPVLESVVSYLELEARIGGYEAAGRMQDRLENTYDAAARLVGCDRDEIAVVENATRAWDMAFYSIPFQPEDRILTAEAEYSSNYIAYLQVARKTGASVEVVPSDRSGQLSVDALREMIDERVRLISVTHVPTNGGLVNPAKEIGAVAREAGCLFLLDACQSAGQIPLNVSEVGCDMLSVTGRKFLRGPRGTGFLYVRRGLLDSLEPPFLDLHAATWTSEDTYEVRADARRFENWETNFAGKVGLGVAIDYAFKWGLENIESRVKALAGTLRERVCEIPGITVRDLGREQCGIVTLTSDRKTPLKLFEKLSERGINTSVTPSNSTLIDMERRQLDGLLRASVHYFNTEEEIDRFCRELSRITTG from the coding sequence GTGAGTCTGGATGTGTCGCGTGCCAGAGAAGAGACCCCCGGTTGCAATGAAGTTCTGCACTTCAACAACGCCGGGGCCTCGCTCATGCCCGAACCCGTTCTTGAATCCGTCGTCTCGTACCTCGAACTGGAGGCGCGGATCGGCGGTTACGAAGCCGCCGGGCGGATGCAGGACAGGCTGGAGAACACCTATGATGCGGCGGCGAGGCTGGTGGGATGCGACCGGGATGAAATCGCCGTCGTCGAGAACGCTACCCGGGCGTGGGATATGGCGTTTTATTCGATACCGTTTCAGCCCGAAGACCGAATCCTGACCGCAGAGGCGGAGTACTCGAGCAACTACATAGCGTATCTACAGGTTGCCCGGAAGACCGGTGCAAGCGTCGAAGTAGTACCGAGCGACAGGTCCGGCCAGTTGTCCGTAGATGCCCTCAGAGAAATGATAGACGAGCGTGTGCGGCTGATCTCCGTTACCCACGTGCCAACCAACGGCGGGCTCGTCAACCCGGCGAAGGAGATCGGAGCCGTCGCCCGTGAGGCAGGATGTCTCTTTCTTCTGGATGCCTGTCAGTCCGCCGGGCAGATCCCGCTGAATGTCTCCGAGGTCGGCTGCGACATGCTCTCCGTTACCGGAAGAAAGTTCCTGCGCGGGCCGAGGGGTACGGGGTTTCTCTACGTCAGGCGTGGGCTTCTCGATTCACTTGAGCCGCCGTTTCTGGACCTCCACGCCGCAACCTGGACCTCTGAGGATACCTACGAGGTACGGGCGGACGCCCGCAGGTTCGAGAACTGGGAGACCAACTTCGCCGGGAAGGTCGGACTCGGAGTCGCCATCGACTACGCCTTTAAGTGGGGCCTTGAGAATATAGAGAGCCGGGTCAAAGCCCTTGCCGGGACCTTGCGCGAGCGGGTGTGCGAGATACCGGGCATAACCGTGCGCGATCTCGGACGGGAACAGTGCGGCATCGTAACCCTGACCTCCGACCGAAAAACACCTCTGAAGCTCTTTGAAAAGCTCTCCGAGCGGGGGATCAACACCTCCGTAACGCCGTCGAATTCGACGCTCATAGACATGGAGAGACGCCAGCTTGACGGTCTACTGCGCGCATCGGTTCACTACTTCAACACCGAAGAAGAGATAGACCGCTTCTGTAGAGAGTTGAGCCGCATAACAACAGGTTAG
- a CDS encoding bifunctional 3'-5' exonuclease/DNA polymerase, whose protein sequence is MEQKSRTDYTLITDAEKLPKVAAVLEAAEVVGADIETTGLSPRSSEVRLLQLATPNETFIVDLLSVEDIGPLRGILEDGPVKVLHNAKFDYAFLFWHYGIRLSPVFDTMLAAQLLSGGDHEGRSYSLDAVAGRYLDEAVDKTEQVTDWSGRLSERQLQYAAKDARVLLPLQERLKSELELEKLKLVGRIEFGAVGALAEMELAGIKLDVAKWKELEIAVRERRDLAAGKLESYFPEPEGMLPLEGIGPSLNLNSPKQITDAFKLLGIELADTKVWTLLKVEHPAAKALLHYRELQKKLGTYLETYPKYIDEKTGRIHASFLQCRVPTGRLACTNPNVQQIPNEDEFRSCFVAEEGNTLVIADYSQIELRILAEVSEDPEFVRAFNEGEDLHRLTASTMYSVPMESVTKEQRSDAKRINFGLMYGRGAKSLSAQLGTDEVRGRKLIAEYFANYPKVQQLLHETADRATKERTLRTLAGRVRKFKPADELGRQEKGALRREAMNYPIQGASADIAKLALIYINKALRDTEARLINSIHDEFVIECPEKIAPEVSEKVKQAMTFAGEKLLKNVPVEVEVMTSKEWRK, encoded by the coding sequence ATGGAACAGAAAAGCCGGACCGACTACACCCTCATCACCGACGCGGAGAAACTCCCGAAGGTCGCAGCGGTCCTCGAAGCCGCCGAAGTCGTCGGGGCCGACATCGAGACGACGGGCCTCTCCCCCCGCAGCTCGGAGGTGCGCCTTTTGCAGCTTGCGACGCCGAACGAGACTTTTATCGTGGACCTGTTGTCTGTAGAAGATATCGGGCCGCTTCGGGGGATACTCGAAGACGGCCCGGTGAAGGTGCTCCACAACGCGAAGTTCGACTATGCGTTTCTTTTCTGGCACTACGGCATCCGGCTCTCGCCCGTCTTCGACACGATGCTGGCGGCGCAGCTTCTCTCCGGTGGAGACCACGAGGGCCGGAGCTACTCGCTCGATGCGGTCGCGGGGCGGTACCTGGACGAGGCGGTGGATAAAACAGAGCAGGTAACGGACTGGTCGGGCAGACTTTCGGAACGTCAGCTTCAATACGCGGCGAAAGACGCGCGGGTACTGCTGCCGCTTCAGGAGAGGCTGAAATCCGAGCTGGAGCTGGAGAAGCTGAAGCTTGTCGGGCGCATCGAGTTCGGGGCGGTCGGGGCGCTTGCGGAGATGGAGCTTGCGGGCATCAAGCTCGATGTGGCGAAGTGGAAGGAACTCGAGATCGCTGTCCGGGAACGGCGCGACCTGGCCGCCGGGAAGCTGGAGTCGTACTTCCCCGAGCCGGAGGGCATGTTGCCTCTGGAAGGAATCGGGCCGAGCCTGAACCTGAACAGCCCGAAGCAGATCACGGACGCCTTCAAACTCCTCGGCATCGAACTCGCGGATACGAAGGTGTGGACGCTCCTCAAGGTCGAACATCCCGCCGCAAAAGCCCTTCTTCACTACCGCGAACTGCAGAAAAAGCTCGGGACTTACCTGGAGACGTACCCGAAGTACATAGACGAGAAGACGGGGCGCATCCACGCAAGCTTTCTGCAGTGCCGGGTGCCGACGGGCCGGCTCGCGTGCACGAACCCGAACGTGCAGCAGATCCCCAACGAAGACGAGTTCCGCAGCTGCTTTGTCGCCGAGGAGGGCAACACGCTCGTGATCGCCGACTACTCACAGATAGAGCTCCGCATCCTCGCCGAGGTCTCCGAAGACCCGGAGTTCGTGCGGGCCTTCAACGAGGGCGAGGACCTGCACCGCCTGACGGCCTCCACGATGTACAGCGTCCCGATGGAGTCGGTCACAAAGGAACAGCGCTCGGACGCCAAGCGCATCAACTTCGGCCTGATGTACGGACGCGGCGCAAAGAGCCTCTCCGCGCAGCTCGGCACAGACGAGGTACGCGGTCGCAAGCTTATCGCCGAGTACTTCGCAAACTACCCGAAGGTGCAGCAGCTCCTGCACGAAACCGCCGACCGGGCGACAAAAGAGCGCACCCTCCGCACGCTCGCCGGGCGCGTCAGAAAGTTCAAACCCGCCGACGAGCTTGGACGGCAGGAAAAAGGCGCTCTGCGACGCGAAGCCATGAACTACCCCATACAGGGCGCAAGCGCGGATATCGCGAAGCTCGCCCTGATCTACATAAACAAAGCCCTCCGCGATACCGAAGCCAGGCTTATAAACTCCATCCACGACGAGTTCGTCATCGAATGCCCGGAGAAAATCGCCCCGGAGGTCAGCGAGAAAGTAAAACAGGCCATGACTTTCGCCGGAGAGAAACTCCTCAAGAATGTCCCCGTCGAGGTCGAGGTAATGACCTCAAAGGAATGGCGGAAATAA
- a CDS encoding site-2 protease family protein, with protein MGSAFKVGRAFGIDVKVHWTFFLLVLFFGFFSYTQSQSITAALITGLLILALFFCVLLHEYGHSITAQKLGIEIQDITLLPIGGVARMKSMPEKPWDEVKIALAGPAVNVVLAPIFFGLALLFGGFSGGIPNLFTGVTGIGGFFGYLAIINVVLAVFNMIPAFPMDGGRVLRGLLATRLGPVRATDLSSTIGQIAAVGFFLFGLFTNPLLALVAVFIFFGASGEAQMVRQREMLRGLSVRDVMGTKRRTETVTPWHNFGQVFDAVLHGYQDDFPVVDDDGRLVGMITRTEISAAAHSPDRFSTVRDLMKTDVPTISPNADLFADAQKILQENNLRAIPVVENGELAGMLTIDDIGQASLIRDIRRVGNEPQARRP; from the coding sequence ATGGGAAGCGCATTCAAAGTAGGCCGGGCATTCGGCATCGACGTAAAGGTCCACTGGACGTTCTTTCTGCTCGTTCTTTTCTTCGGTTTCTTCTCCTACACGCAGAGCCAGAGCATCACCGCCGCGCTCATCACGGGGCTTTTGATCCTCGCTCTTTTCTTCTGCGTGCTGCTCCACGAGTACGGACACTCCATAACCGCCCAGAAGCTCGGCATCGAGATACAGGACATAACCCTGCTGCCCATCGGCGGCGTCGCCCGCATGAAGTCCATGCCCGAAAAACCCTGGGACGAGGTCAAGATAGCCCTCGCCGGACCCGCCGTGAACGTCGTGCTCGCCCCGATCTTCTTCGGGCTCGCGCTGCTCTTCGGCGGTTTCTCCGGCGGCATCCCGAACCTCTTTACCGGGGTAACGGGCATCGGCGGGTTCTTCGGGTATCTTGCGATCATCAACGTAGTGCTGGCGGTCTTCAACATGATCCCGGCCTTCCCGATGGACGGCGGTCGGGTTCTCAGGGGGCTTCTGGCCACCCGTCTCGGCCCAGTCCGAGCCACCGACCTCTCCTCCACCATCGGCCAGATCGCCGCCGTCGGGTTTTTTCTGTTCGGTCTTTTTACAAACCCCCTGCTTGCGCTCGTGGCGGTCTTTATCTTTTTCGGGGCCTCGGGCGAGGCGCAGATGGTCCGGCAGCGCGAGATGCTTCGCGGCCTCAGCGTGCGCGACGTGATGGGAACGAAACGCAGAACCGAAACGGTAACGCCCTGGCACAACTTCGGACAGGTCTTTGATGCGGTGCTGCACGGCTACCAGGACGACTTCCCGGTGGTGGACGATGACGGGCGGCTCGTCGGTATGATCACCCGCACAGAAATCTCCGCCGCCGCTCACTCCCCGGACCGCTTCTCGACCGTCCGCGACCTGATGAAAACCGATGTACCGACCATCTCCCCGAACGCCGATCTTTTCGCCGACGCGCAGAAGATTCTCCAGGAGAACAACCTCCGGGCCATCCCCGTCGTCGAGAACGGCGAACTCGCCGGGATGCTCACGATAGACGACATCGGGCAGGCCAGCCTGATCCGGGACATCCGGCGTGTCGGAAACGAACCGCAGGCCCGACGCCCCTAG